In the genome of Deinococcus planocerae, the window GTATCTGGGGAGGCAGGTGCGCTGCTTGGGATGGTCGAAGATTTTCAGACAAGGAGACAGGAAGTCGGAAAACGACCGCTGCCAGTTGTGGGGGACGGGCACGCCTGCCAGGATCGGTCACCACGGCCAGGGGCGGCTGAGCGCCGCCCCTGACTGACAAAGTCCTGCTAAACCATGTTCGACAAATTTACGTCGGATGTTCGCTACCGTTGCGCTGTGAACATGTAACGCCGCTGCCACTTCATGATCGTGTTGTGCTTGATCGGCGTGTAACAGGATGCGGGCAC includes:
- a CDS encoding helix-turn-helix domain-containing protein — its product is MGQRKRFEVRLNEEQRQELEHLVRQGTGRARVMTRARILLHADQAQHDHEVAAALHVHSATVANIRRKFVEHGLAGLCQSGAALSRPWPW